TATCTCAGCAACTACATGGTGGATGGTTGTCaccgcaaaaccgaaaccacttCTATTTTGTACGCACAAGGACTTTTTACGCCAGACGACATTGCATGCTTTATCGATCAGTTGATTGAACTGGTAAACGAATGCGGTGGCATTCCTTGGGTTGCGCTGCATGCCCAGGGCTTCTCAAATGTACCTCTCCGTGAAGCCGCCGCCAGCGAGTCTGGGTTATACTGGAATCATGATAGCTCATATACGGCAGTAATAACCGACCAGGAGCAGATGCTGTGGAGTAATGTGCAAGGTCGCAGTTCTTAATTTCATTTGAAAGCggatttattatattttcattaattaattCATTAATCCATTACAAACATACAGCAGTTGCTGTTGATTTAAATTCTAAACATGTTTACTAATGATTTATAAGTTGTATTGATATAACAATACCAAATTAAAGAACATTCAAGTTgatgttttcaaacaaatgttactatgaataaataaaaaataaactccaatAATCTCTGGAAAATAGtatgtttcaaaaaatttcCTGTAAACGATTGATATTTGTTTACGAGTTTATCacgaaattaaaaagaaaatggtttCCTACAATTCCATAAAATGTCCGCAAGTTTTTGTTCGAATAGAAGGGTTAAGTGGGTAGCAAGGGACTTACTACTTATGTTTTGttaaagaataaaataaagggTGAAAACAAAAGCGGTTTCTAGTAATAGAAATATCGTCTCGGAACCGGTTGGCAACGTTTGCCgttcaaaatgaaatatgaatttCTCTGCAAATGCGCAAACGTCaaacaggaaaacaaaaagttcttgtttttcttctgtcaTAATATTGATCGTCTCGTCTCCCATGTGCTTCGTGTCAACAGGCTCAACAATCAAAGCTGaatcaaagaaaaaactgCATTTAAGATCATTCTTTTGGGCCTGAAGATGCCCAAATTCCAGCATTTGGTCGTCGATACGGCGGCATTTGTTAAAAATGTCCAGCTGCAGGTATGTATGCCTCGTAACTGCTTATTACGCCGTTTCCCACGCCATCATGGGCAAACGTCACGCCAATGTGCGATTTGGCTgattttcgattgattttccttttagAATATCGCAGAAAACTGTTACACCGTCCCGGGTGTGCTGGGTGAGATCCGGAGCAACAGACAGATGAAAGCACTTGCCGTGCTGCCGTATGATCTGAAGGTGCGCGACCCGGATCCGGATGTGCTTGGAAAGGTCATCgcggtggcgaagaaaaccGGCGACTTTGCCTCGCTGTCGTTGGTCGATTTGCAGGTTATCGCACTTACATACGAGCTCGAAGCGAAACATGTTGGCTTAGACCATCTGCGCGATAAACCGCGCCCGGCATTGTTGGTTTCGGCGGCCAAGAAGCCGGCTGCTCTGGAAGGAACAGAGCTGCTGAAGGGCTTCTATGTTTCCAAGAGAAGCAACAAACAGAACTCAGCTAGCGACGAGTTGGAAGAAGCGGATGAGTCCGAGGATATCCCCGGCGAGGTAGTACCGGCCCCAGTCGACAGTCCCGCAGTCCTGTCTGGAACAGAGGATTCGGAAAAAGAATCGAAAGAAGCTTTTGTTTCGGAGGAAGCAGAAGAATCCGGAGACGAGTACGCAGAAGAAGACCACAATTCCGATGAAGCGGAAGAGGAgagtgacgacgacgatggtggatGGATAACACCAAGCAACATCGTGCAGGTGAAGCGAGACATCGGAATGAACCTGCACGAGGAGGTGGAAGCACGTGTCGCCTGCATCACCACCGATTACGCGCTGCAAAACGTGCTGAAGCAGATTGGGTTACAGATTGCGGCCCTGGACGGGCGTATCATTAAGCAGGCTCGTACATACATCCTACGGTGTTATGCCTGCTTCAAGACCACACCCGATGCGACGAAGGTGTTCTGTCCGAAGTGTGGCAACCGGACGTTGAAGAAGGTCGCCGTCAGCTTAGACGCGGACGGCCAGCAGATCATCCACATTAACAGCCGGCGACCGCTGACGGCCAAGTATAAGAACAAACCGGTGGCCAAGTTCGAAGGAGGCAAGTACGCCACCAACCCGGTGTTGTTCGAGGACCAGCCATTACCGCAGCAGCGTATTTCGGTGAAAGCAAGAGCCAAAACGAACGCTCTTGGTGACGATTACATCGCCGGATATTCACCGTTCGTGATGCGGGACGTCGATTCGCGGTCGGCGGTGTTGCGCGGGTCGGCTGACATCAAGCAGCGGATGACCAACCTGCAGTACGACAACAAACGGCGGGGTTACTGGAAATAAGCTAGATCGATGATAGATAACTTTTCGATCTAAAGCAACCCTTTTGCTCAGTGCTTATAATCTAAAGTggatataatttttttctctagcGCACTGCAGAAATATTTACACTTTCATGAAATTGCAActtgaaaagaaacacacatttATAGTTGATAGATATCCCTTGATGCTTCAATTAATGTCACTCCTAACTGAAGCTTTTTGGCTTTGGTAATATTCTCTTTAAACATGCTTCAAGTTTGAGTATGTATATCTTTTACTCCATCTTCAATGgaactctttctttcttttattttgtaatGGTTTTACTTTGATACTTTACCGATTTATTAACGCTTTCATTCAAACACTTTCTTGTGGAATGTGGATTCTTGTTTGGGAAATATAATTCTTTGAACATTGTAATAATAAACCGAATCACACAAAACGCGATACTGTGaagtatgttttttgttgctgcaaaATTCATACGTTCTAAATGTGTAACGTATTATGCGACAGATAAAATGCGCCACTCCACGCGATTATATTTCGGATAgtttaatcaaatcaaatacAGCATTTATTCTTCGTAATGTAAAAGCATTCTTTATTGTTTCCTTCTACAACACGGTGTGTGATATTCGTATCGAAAGACGAAAGCACGTGTGATAAATATATTCCTGTTTATTTGCACCAGACAGCACTCTGCCATCGAAAAGTAAGTGCGAGTATGGGGAGAGGGAGGGAAGGAGGAGATTGTACACTATCGAGGTTGGCGCCCGGGTGCAATCTACCGCAGCATCCGGCGCCGCGCGGAACCATTAGGcacaaaagggggaaaaaagggtgaagTTGAGAAAAAACGGATTTATCCAACACGTTAACATCGCAACCGGCGTCGAGCGAAAGGGCGCAGCATTTAGGCGGGCAAGCACCTGCTACTACTAAGACGTAAAAGAGCGTTACAGCTTCTGGTGCGGCCTGTATCAGTGAGCTGCACTGGTTCTATGCTTTCTGCAGGCTTGCATGTAACTCGCAGCTCATTGCGCTGACTTTTCGTTAAACACGTGCCAGAGAAGGATCCCTTTGGCCGTTATTTCCTACGCCAGCATGAGCCGGGTGAGTTTTGTTTCTTGTGTTTAAGTGTTCGCCTTcgtatgtgtatatatatatgcataatGTAAAAAGCTACGATTAATTGAACGCTCTTGCATGGTAGCAAAGACACAACTGAACCTGAACGTGTTTCGCACCCTATCCCCGTTGCTCCCCTAAACGCATATATGACGGGGAAGGGAGGGTGTTTGTAAGGGCCAGCCCTCGCGCTTTCCAACCCTCCAGCTTGTGAGCACCTTCCGTTGTGGGGATGGCTGGTTTTTGGTTTAGTGTAatattttatccttttctttcagcgtttgttttgtgttcgaCAAAAGGAGCTGTGCTCTATCGTGTCCCTTCCGGCTTCTATCGTTTGCCTTCAACGGCCGTTTTCCCGTACCCTGTTTTGTAAGGATGTTGACATTTAACACCTGACCGGAGGTGCCATTTGTCGATCAACATCGTATCGTATCGACAGCTTTCGATTCGTCCTGCAGTGCTACTCGCCCGGAAGTGGTAGTTTATTGCCCTTTAAGGAGTGCACTTCCGCATTAATTTATGCTAAATATCCCTTATCGAACCCGGTGTTCGTTTcctcgttttctttcgcagtCCGTACGCCACATAATGTGctttcgaaaagaaaaccgtccgttgaaaattgtatttatgtttttgaaaaaaaaataataataaagagcaataaaataaatattgattaGCAGCAAGCTCGATGGCGCTGCTGTTTAAACCTAATTGTTCATGATGCatgtatatataatatatagcTGTATATATTATACAGGTATACGCGCACAATCAAGGCCTAAcgcaggagaagaagaaaaaaacgataattccaaaaaaatcaactaaTAAAACACAACTAGACGGAAGAGAGACCACGCAAAACAATTAAGCCGGTCTAAATagtcaacaacaaaacatgaGAAATCGAAACTACTGCAGAAGAATAATATAAGAACAAAGCCTGTAGGAACGAagtaaatgaacaaaaaagaaaaacaagtaaagcaaacaaaaaaaagcaaataacagTTCGTTGCTACGGGGGTTAATCGCACGCGTGGGGTCCTAAAGGGAGGGGTGTCCttgaaaaaggaacaaaccAGATCCTGCCGTTTAGCTTCCCCTCTTTCCCACCATCCGctgatgtttcaattttcctcgctACTGCTCCTTCGACGTGCCTCGCGCGTCTCACTCGTCTGCATTCGCCTCAACCCTGTACACCTCTCGATGGATCCTTCGGTCCCTATCTACGTTCACCGTGATACAAGGATACGACCCTCGGCTCGTTGATTGGTCTCCTTTCGCTCTCCTATCTATCTCTCTATCATCACTCATTCATCGTGTCAAGTACACGCTGCCCCCCCCCTCTTTTCGCCACTATGAACTAAAAACACAGGATTTTACATGATTTGTACACTCTCGCCTCAACGCTCGAGCTTACGGAGCACCGGTACGAACTCTCTAAGGGACGCTCCCTGAGGGGGGCGGCGGCCAGTCGAGGAGGGATCCCACGTGGCCAGATGATCCTGCTGGGGATTTCTTGAGCGTGTGTGCATCTCACGCACATTCACACACCCAACCTGCGCACGTTGCAGCGACGGCGATTGCACCGGGAGCCTCTGATTCTCAGCTCTGTCCCTTATTTTTCGTTTATATCTAAAAAAAGCGGAACGAATGGTTAGATGGTTGGGAGATATATAGCTCACGtgtgctgctactgctgctgctactactgcttgTGGCATGAGCGGACAGAGAACCCGCCGCCATTTGGGTGCCTCCGTTTGTCTGCTTTTTGATGTCGAACAGCCGTGCGTAAATAGAAAATGGGAATAGTAAAACTCGGAAAAAAGGATGGGTGCTTGTTatcgggaaaaaagaaactggtGACTTAAACGactaaaataaaacgataaattaATGGTGCATTGCAAGCAACACAAGATAATCACGAtggtaatatatatatattttccatATGCAGAATCGTTCACACAACTCGGTGAACATCTTGGTACAGTGTGTTAGATTAGGTGGAAAGCgtgcaaataataataaagaaaatggCGGTGTTAACTAGCGTGCACAGTTGTACAGTCGTTTCatgcaaaaacaaccaaactgAAAGTCACCGAAGATACGATCGTGCGTTGTCGCGGAAGAGGGATCGTGCGATGTTCCGTTTGCAAGGATCTGCGTCtggatgcaaaacaaaatggatgaAACACATCAGCAAACGGTCAGACGAGCTTCTGGTTCTGGCGGGATACAAAGTAGCTGGCGTTTAGCGACTGTTGGCTAGCGAAAACAGCGAAAGCCAGATGGTACTTTTCCCCGCGTGCGTGATAAAAGGACACAAATGAAGGACGTCTCAAACGAGGCACATCGAATCGTACTCGCACATGGGCATAACTCTGTCTACCGGTGTCTTGGGGATGATACGTGGTATCCTAACCTACAACCAACATGCTACAGAGCGGGGATCAGTGCTATACGCTACGGGTGCAAAGTGAACTTCACAGTAAGGTGTGGGCTGCAGGCGTGCACTATATCAGCGGTGTTTCTTGGCCACAGCCTTAACCGGGCAGTACCAGCcgaagcagaagcagcacaGCAACGAATGCCACTAGCAGGCCGCagccttgcaggagcaagacGTGTGGCGGTGGGAACAGATGGGAGATAAAAGGGCGTGCAATGCTTACGTCGGTATCGTGTCCACCGGCCCGCCCGACCGGGGACGTGGCCGCTTTGGCATCCGGCGAGGGCCTCAGCGCTTGCCGCTTGGCGACGATTTCCAGCATCTCGTTCAGGATCGCACCTTCGGCGGCAACGTCGGAGGAGTTCTTATCTAGCTCTGGAAGAGACATAAGTAAACGCGTGGTcagttgcgtgtgtgtgaggggaGGTCCTCGCAAGGATACACTACGTACTGCCGAATGACAACCGCATGTTGAGCTCCTCCTTTAGCTGCGCGTGGCGATGTTCAAGCTGTAGTTCCTGCTGCCGGATGCTGAGCTCTTGGTCCCGCACCTTCAGCTGCGTCACACTGTTCATGATCTCAAGCAGTTCCTTCACCAGCCCGTCGTCGTTGGCGCCTGGATTGCCGGTGCCCTTACGGAGAGTTTCACTCTCGCCTCGAAGCTCCTTCTCGATTTCAACACCACGCGTTTCCAGATCTTTGATCTTCACGTCGATTTCTTCCTGTTCTCGTTGTATTTCTTGAGCAATTCTCAGTCTACGGAATGGGACGATAAATAGAAAGAACCCGTCGTTATCGGTCGTTACAATGTCCAGCTAATGCAGCTAACTTCAACGTACCTTTTCAATTCCGCTTGTCTCGATGTTTTCGACATTGCACGCTGTTTTTTCAGCTCGTTTTTCGATTCGTTGGCGGCAGCACCTTCATCTGAGTGAGAAGAGATATAGGACGCGGGCTTAGTGAGAATTTTAAGAAGGACGTTGCAGGTGTTGATCACTTACCATCGGACCGTTGGTAGTGAAGCGGTAGCGGTGGAATCGGAGGTGGTTCCAGTTCTTCTGCCTCTTTGCGACCGATCGGTGTGTAGCGGTTGTACTGGTGCGACTCCTTTGCCGGAGCCATCGGAGGTGACGAGTTCGCTGATGGCGAACCGTTCGATGCGTTGCTGTTCAGGTAGTCGTCGGACGCACATCGACCATATGGGGATCCTTCCTTCGTCTAGCGGGTGATGTGGTGTGTAATAGAAGAAGTAAAACGTTTTCGATTAGCAACGTCTGCTCGAATAGAGGCTTTGATTTGAGTAAATGCATGCTTAGCTAGCGCGTTGGTAAGAGGATGTTAGTTCAATCTACACGGTGTAGCAGGCAGGTGGTACTGCAGGTGTTAGAAAAACGCTAGGAGAGTTTCATACATCTAGTCAGTTTGGAGTGCATTCTTAGCACGCAGTGTCTTGTTCTTCAAACAGCAATATTATATTTAGTCACCGTCGATATTTCAAAAGCTTTTTAGAAACCATAGAAGGCATAAGAAATAATATCTAATATCATTTTTAACATATGGGGTTTAAATCAAgattgaacaaatttttattAAGAAAACTCCAATTTATAAGTGTTATAGTTGAAGAAACAACTGaagaaaattttgattttagttataCATCATTctataatgaaaaaaaaattaacttttTACAACTCTATCGAGCGtatcgtttgattttcttttttgatgtTCGTTTTTGATTTTGAAGCGAGGATTTGAGTGcattttttgggggaaaaccaACACACATTAAATCGGCTAGCAGTAACTATGAGAAAAATGGAATACAAATTAAGTAAACGTAACTCGAAAGATAGCGTTGAGTTGAGTAAGATTCAAACGAGAAGTTAAGGGAACGGAAAAACAGCAACTGGTTACGAACCAATGTACAATGCACTAGGGTGAATAAACAGGTCTCACAAACACAACATGTTAACTAGCAAAGCAAGAAAGTAAACCTAATAATAACCCTTACGCCACAACTAATGTTCCTCATATCAAAGCATGACTGtggggaagaagaaaacaaatacagAAACGAATGGTCAAATACTTCTATCCAGCGAGCAGAGGCGCATGATAAAGCTGCCAACAAAGAGCGTTATCAGGCAACCGTTAGACCCCGCACGTTAGAACCCACAGCGCGGTTACTTCTTTCCCGTCCATTAAACTAAACAAACCTCGTGTCACGAGGCTCTTCCGATCGAAATTGGCCGCGTACCTTCGATTTATCCTTAAGCTTTGGTGAAATTTTAAACCGCAAGAAGCCACCTCCACCGGTACTGGACGAACTGGCAGTAGCCGGATCGGATGGGCCACCATTGGAGCTGCCCAGCTGACTCGGTCGATCCTTGGTAGGTGACGCCTCTTTGCTGCTGTCTGCCTTCTTGCGCCCGTTAAAGAACTCCGACACCTTCTCGATGATGCTCTTGCGACGTTCGCGATCCTTGCGCTTGCCCCGGGTACGCAGCCGAACCTCGGTTCCCGCATCCTGCTCGCAGGCACCGCTATGGACGATGTTTGGATCGGAGATGTAGTCACTCAGCTTTTTGGCCGAATGATGCTGAAGCTCGACGGTCTGTGCCATCGGATCTGCGCCTGTCAGACCATCCAGATGATGGT
This genomic interval from Anopheles nili chromosome X, idAnoNiliSN_F5_01, whole genome shotgun sequence contains the following:
- the LOC128728714 gene encoding RNA-binding protein NOB1, translated to MPKFQHLVVDTAAFVKNVQLQNIAENCYTVPGVLGEIRSNRQMKALAVLPYDLKVRDPDPDVLGKVIAVAKKTGDFASLSLVDLQVIALTYELEAKHVGLDHLRDKPRPALLVSAAKKPAALEGTELLKGFYVSKRSNKQNSASDELEEADESEDIPGEVVPAPVDSPAVLSGTEDSEKESKEAFVSEEAEESGDEYAEEDHNSDEAEEESDDDDGGWITPSNIVQVKRDIGMNLHEEVEARVACITTDYALQNVLKQIGLQIAALDGRIIKQARTYILRCYACFKTTPDATKVFCPKCGNRTLKKVAVSLDADGQQIIHINSRRPLTAKYKNKPVAKFEGGKYATNPVLFEDQPLPQQRISVKARAKTNALGDDYIAGYSPFVMRDVDSRSAVLRGSADIKQRMTNLQYDNKRRGYWK